In a single window of the Hydrogenobaculum sp. 3684 genome:
- a CDS encoding sulfite exporter TauE/SafE family protein: MIFASWIVQGISGFGGGVFMVTLLSLVMNIKSAVLTFSFIQALGPFSILLVSKSYKPNIKMIFYLISGSFVGIFLGAHILKIISVPYMEIFSGLFFMSIGMFDGLAIFKNELLNLTSKIETKHGFLVGVVSGVFSGIVGIGGPPAAIYLRNIVKEFDEYRYLISIYFVLLVGIRLFIYYMLHAFSNVRYDYILYWGIASVAGLWTGRFISRFINKRYLNLSVPFLTIICGIILITKGVKSF, encoded by the coding sequence ATGATATTTGCAAGTTGGATAGTCCAAGGTATATCTGGCTTTGGCGGCGGAGTTTTTATGGTTACACTTTTAAGTCTTGTGATGAATATAAAATCCGCTGTGCTTACGTTTTCTTTTATTCAAGCTTTAGGACCTTTTAGTATTCTTTTGGTTAGTAAAAGCTATAAACCAAATATAAAGATGATATTTTACCTGATAAGTGGTTCTTTTGTTGGTATATTTTTGGGTGCCCATATTTTAAAAATCATAAGTGTTCCTTATATGGAGATCTTCAGTGGGTTGTTTTTTATGAGTATAGGAATGTTTGATGGTTTAGCCATATTTAAAAATGAGCTTTTAAACTTAACTTCAAAAATAGAGACAAAACATGGATTTTTGGTGGGAGTTGTGTCTGGGGTGTTTTCTGGTATAGTAGGGATAGGAGGGCCGCCGGCGGCTATATATTTGAGAAATATAGTAAAAGAGTTTGATGAGTATAGATATCTCATATCTATTTACTTTGTTTTGCTAGTAGGTATTAGGCTTTTTATATACTATATGCTTCATGCTTTTTCAAATGTAAGATACGACTATATACTGTACTGGGGGATTGCATCTGTGGCGGGGCTCTGGACAGGTAGATTTATAAGTAGATTTATAAACAAACGCTATCTTAACTTGAGTGTGCCGTTTTTAACAATAATATGCGGTATAATTTTGATAACAAAAGGTGTAAAGAGTTTTTAA
- a CDS encoding SPOR domain-containing protein: MKLKRTALLSLGAFIGFTLFYIGLNQWQHEKESTGKINIITASSTPNQNISSVASNPQTQTPQMPSANNQQPQNQSVQTPQNQAISQPSSPTPSPSAKPPQTSTPKPSTKPQKLIQKPKPNAPKTITQIIRNSQKKENSGNILFQIGAFKSPTALQRAISKARALGFEPMVKQEKGFYIVRVMLTNSNEGIKLLTAFPGAFRVH, from the coding sequence ATGAAGTTAAAAAGAACGGCGCTTTTATCTTTGGGAGCGTTCATAGGTTTTACGCTTTTTTATATAGGTTTAAACCAGTGGCAACATGAAAAAGAATCCACAGGCAAGATAAATATAATTACAGCCTCTTCCACACCCAATCAAAATATATCTTCTGTGGCATCAAATCCTCAAACTCAAACACCTCAAATGCCTTCTGCAAACAATCAACAACCTCAAAATCAATCTGTGCAAACCCCTCAAAACCAAGCTATTTCTCAGCCTAGCTCTCCCACTCCCAGCCCATCAGCTAAACCCCCTCAAACATCAACACCAAAACCATCTACTAAGCCCCAAAAATTAATCCAAAAACCAAAACCAAATGCTCCAAAAACTATTACACAGATAATAAGAAATAGTCAAAAAAAGGAAAATAGCGGTAATATTTTATTCCAAATTGGAGCTTTCAAATCCCCAACTGCTTTGCAAAGGGCTATATCAAAGGCAAGAGCTTTAGGCTTCGAACCGATGGTAAAACAAGAAAAAGGTTTTTATATAGTAAGAGTTATGCTAACAAATTCAAATGAAGGTATAAAGCTTTTAACAGCGTTTCCTGGTGCTTTTAGAGTCCATTGA
- the pheS gene encoding phenylalanine--tRNA ligase subunit alpha, which translates to MLLDKDAILRELNEELASVSSLQDLEKLKSKYLGKTGIVKELAKAIKDIPPEERKTYGSLLNELKETVEELFSQKFLYFKSLEERKNLSKEFVDPTLPPTNQIGSLHPITLTLDRILSILKSMGFLEQQGPELEKEEYNFDMLSIPKYHPSRDMQDTFYVNKEGYVLRTHTSPIQIRTMLSNKPPIYITAPGKVYRKDDDPTHSPMFFQVEGLAVDKHINLRHLKYVLDTFLQLFFNKSLKTRYRSSYFPFTEPSFEVDIQCVICEGSGCRVCKQTGWLEVMGCGMVHPNVLRNCNIDPSLYTGFAFGMGVERLAMLYYGIDNIKLFYENDIRFLSQFEQ; encoded by the coding sequence ATGTTGCTTGATAAAGATGCTATACTAAGGGAGCTAAACGAAGAGTTAGCTTCCGTTTCTTCTTTACAAGACTTAGAAAAATTAAAAAGCAAGTACTTAGGTAAAACAGGTATTGTAAAAGAGCTTGCAAAGGCTATAAAAGATATTCCACCAGAAGAGAGAAAAACCTATGGAAGTCTTTTAAACGAGCTAAAAGAAACTGTAGAAGAGCTATTCTCTCAAAAGTTTTTATATTTTAAAAGCTTAGAAGAAAGAAAAAACTTATCAAAAGAATTTGTGGACCCTACGCTTCCTCCTACAAACCAAATAGGTAGTCTTCATCCTATAACGCTTACCCTAGATAGAATACTTTCTATACTAAAGTCCATGGGGTTTTTAGAACAGCAAGGGCCAGAGCTTGAAAAAGAAGAATACAACTTTGATATGCTAAGTATACCAAAATATCACCCATCTAGAGATATGCAAGATACTTTTTATGTAAATAAAGAAGGCTATGTCTTGAGAACTCATACTTCTCCGATACAGATAAGAACTATGCTTTCTAACAAGCCACCTATATATATAACAGCACCCGGTAAAGTTTATAGAAAAGATGACGATCCTACTCATTCGCCAATGTTTTTTCAAGTGGAAGGTCTGGCGGTGGATAAGCATATAAATTTAAGACACCTAAAGTATGTTTTAGATACTTTTTTGCAGTTATTTTTTAATAAAAGCCTAAAAACCAGATATAGAAGTTCTTATTTTCCCTTTACAGAACCATCTTTTGAAGTAGATATCCAATGCGTGATATGTGAAGGAAGTGGTTGTAGGGTTTGTAAACAAACTGGTTGGCTTGAGGTAATGGGATGCGGTATGGTGCATCCAAACGTCTTAAGAAACTGCAATATAGATCCATCTTTATACACAGGTTTTGCTTTCGGAATGGGTGTAGAACGACTTGCAATGCTTTATTATGGTATAGACAATATAAAACTCTTTTACGAAAACGATATAAGGTTTTTGTCTCAGTTTGAACAGTAG
- the rplT gene encoding 50S ribosomal protein L20, with product MRVKGRSSKKFRKKVLKLAKGYRGQKSRVYRKAKEAVIRALKYQYRDRRQRKRQFRALWIARINAACRANGMTYSKFINGLKKAGINLNRKSLSQIAILDPQAFKELIEKAKQHVA from the coding sequence ATGAGAGTAAAAGGTCGCTCTTCCAAAAAGTTTAGGAAGAAAGTTTTAAAATTAGCAAAGGGATATAGAGGTCAAAAAAGTAGAGTTTATAGAAAAGCCAAGGAAGCTGTTATAAGAGCACTGAAATATCAATACAGGGATAGACGTCAGCGCAAAAGACAGTTTAGAGCGCTTTGGATAGCTCGTATAAACGCCGCTTGTAGAGCCAACGGCATGACCTACAGCAAGTTTATAAACGGTCTTAAAAAAGCTGGTATAAACCTAAATAGAAAATCTCTATCCCAAATAGCAATCCTTGACCCTCAGGCTTTTAAAGAGCTTATAGAAAAAGCAAAACAGCATGTTGCTTGA